The Triticum dicoccoides isolate Atlit2015 ecotype Zavitan chromosome 6A, WEW_v2.0, whole genome shotgun sequence genome has a window encoding:
- the LOC119315000 gene encoding BRCT domain-containing protein At4g02110-like, whose protein sequence is MASPGGDDDFDDHDLFAGVRFFLVGFDSVSESQYRSEMVRRGGADAGRLGGGCTHVVACGRVYDDPVCVAARAQGNKVVSELWVDDSLDRGFLADADRVIYWPTKDLNGIPGSDSLQICLTGYQRNDREDIMKMVSLMGAQFSKPLLGHVVTHLVCYKFEGEKYELAKRLGIKLANHRWLEDCLKSWEILPVDDYNKSSWELEIMEVQAKDSEDEVEDDRKPFNNRSGVKHTPNPKNSVGTSHNPEVDVPIIPNDNQSMAVDRHLNTPGQIRKEENVVNKTPDITAQGTPNISRLASSANADSGAPVQTPPVISGNREEVAVRNLNNPNQVQPAEYKYVGTDIASGTLGTPSSSRMTVSANHHSHSPDETLKVPKNIATPIAINAGAHSASMEVDGSVVNNGNAEVSESGIEKTIPCQYAGVTSKKGSSSASTTEKQTTSPKKVPLSRVASALAKKQQGVSTKVNDAHVGSNLELSKVTSQENIETHSSDETLMVQTNIATPRAKNPGAKRPHSANMEVDGSVVDNGKAVVSESETDKTIPHQHAGATSEKGTSSASATERKAKSPKKAPVGGMRRSALAKRQQGVHTKTNDAQVGSDLELGKVTSQENIEIHSSSEALMVPQNIATPKARNAGAKRPRGASMEVDVSVVGNGKAAVSESETGKMIPCPHAGATSEKDTSSASATERKTTPPEKVPVGGARRSGLAKRQQSVRTELNDAHVESDLELSKVIPQENIETDPKRFCGGANDDEHGRKSPKKLPNTRVKNTVVKKSRKSDTSTTIESPVDKAETVPAESLFDDLFPSENVKDDPKKLSSSASVDGCATVSPENILRTRVRKVVAKRKLKNVEDKSGSKHCKIGSSIVSAAKALSSERIESACNIEKATADQDSLKGNNDGVRDVSVLSCKDTVTVDKSEGMHNSKLRSNGRNKAPASEHDNDNQQDHGDLSSKTSCGNGGLNSKFALKSKKNKTDMLDKHGEIDKSEGMHTSKLRCSKRNQTPASDQDNDNGQDHGSKDTVTVDKSEGTRNSKLRSSARNKAPASEHDNENQQDHGGKDTVTVDKSEGMHNSKLRSRGRNKAPASDHGTENRQVHGSKDTVTVDKSEGTHNSKLRSSARNRTPSDHDNENRQNHDLNSKFALESNCGNGDLNSKFALESTKNNTDVVDKHGGTEGNGAGTLITLDPACFILSGHRHQRKDYRSILRRLKGRVCRDSHHWSYQATHFIAPNPLRRTEKFFAAAAAGRWILKSDYLTSCNEASKLLAEEPFEWSGTGLNEGETISFEAPRKWRVLRQQMGHGAFYGMQIVIYGQLIAPSLDTVKRAVRAGDGNILATAPPYTKFLNSGVDFAVISAGMPSADAWVQEFIRHDIPCISADYLVEYVCKPGYSLDTHVLFKTNRLANKSLDKLLKSQQEVAMDNLEEASEDDGDDDLSCAACGSTDRAEVMLICGSEDGTVGCGVGTHIDCCDPPLDRVPDDDWLCPKCEAPKAKKKPPRGAASKSRGSSKQRR, encoded by the exons ATGGCTTCCCCCGGCGGCGACGACGACTTCGACGACCACGACCTCTTCGCCGGCGTCCGCTTCTTCCTCGTCGGCTTCGACAGCGTATCCGAGTCCCAG TACCGGTCGGAGATGGTGCGGCGCGGCGGCGCCGACGCCGGGCGGCTCGGCGGCGGGTGCACCCACGTCGTCGCCTGCGGCCGCGTCTAC GACGACCCCGTGTGCGTGGCGGCTCGAGCGCAAGGGAACAAGGTCGTCAGCGAGCTCTGGGTGGACGATAGCCTCGACCGGGGTTTTCTCGCCGACGCCGACAGG GTTATTTACTGGCCAACGAAAGATTTGAACGGAATACCAGGCAGCGACTCGCTGCAGATTTGTCTGACGGGGTACCAAAGGAATGACCGTGAAGATATAATG AAAATGGTCTCTTTGATGGGCGCACAATTCTCCAAGCCTTTATTAGGACATGTAGTCACTCATCTTGTGTGCTATAAATTTGAAG GTGAGAAGTATGAGCTTGCCAAAAGGCTGGGAATCAAGCTTGCTAATCACCGGTGGTTGGAAGATTG cttAAAGTCATGGGAAATTCTTCCGGTAGATGATTATAACAAGAG TAGTTGGGAACTAGAGATAATGGAGGTGCAAGCCAAGGATTCAGAAGATGAAGTAGAAGATGATCGAAAGCCATTCAACAACAGATCTGGAGTTAAGCACACTCCCAACCCAAAAAACAGCGTAGGAACTTCTCACAACCCTGAGGTTGATGTACCTATTATTCCCAATGATAATCAAAGTATGGCTGTGGATAGACATCTGAACACTCCAGGTCAGATCAGAAAGGAAGAGAATGTCGTCAACAAGACACCTGATATCACAGCTCAAGGCACTCCTAACATTAGTAGGTTGGCAAGTTCTGCTAACGCTGATAGTGGTGCTCCCGTTCAAACTCCTCCTGTTATCAGTGGCAATAGAGAGGAAGTTGCAGTAAGAAATTTGAACAATCCAAATCAGGTCCAGCCAGCGGAATACAAATATGTTGGTACAGACATTGCAAGTGGTACATTGGGCACCCCAAGCTCAAGCAGGATGACAGTTTCTGCTAACCATCATTCCCATTCCCCAGATGAGACCCTCAAGGTACCAAAGAACATAGCAACTCCTATAGCAATCAATGCAGGTGCCCACAGTGCTAGCATGGAGGTTGATGGATCAGTGGTTAACAATGGCAATGCAGAAGTTTCTGAATCAGGGATTGAAAAAACGATTCCTTGCCAGTATGCTGGTGTAACCTCTAAAAAGGGCTCCAGTAGTGCAAGTACAACAGAAAAACAAACAACATCACCGAAGAAGGTTCCACTTAGCAGAGTGGCGAGTGCCCTTGCTAAGAAGCAACAGGGTGTTTCCACCAAGGTAAATGATGCACATGTAGGATCCAATTTGGAGTTGAGTAAGGTGACTTCTCAGGAAAATATTGAGACCCATTCCTCAGATGAGACCCTGATGGTACAAACGAACATAGCAACTCCTAGGGCAAAGAACCCAGGTGCCAAGAGGCCCCACAGTGCTAACATGGAGGTTGATGGATCAGTGGTTGACAATGGCAAGGCAGTAGTTTCTGAATCAGAGACTGACAAAACAATTCCTCACCAGCATGCTGGCGCAACCTCTGAAAAGGGCACCAGTAGTGCAAGTGCAACAGAAAGAAAAGCAAAGTCCCCAAAGAAGGCTCCAGTTGGTGGAATGAGAAGAAGTGCTCTTGCGAAGAGGCAACAGGGTGTTCACACTAAGACAAATGATGCGCAGGTAGGATCTGATTTGGAGTTGGGTAAGGTGACTTCTCAGGAAAATATCGAGATCCATTCCTCAAGTGAGGCTCTCATGGTACCACAGAACATAGCAACTCCTAAAGCAAGGAATGCAGGTGCCAAGAGGCCCCGTGGTGCTAGCATGGAGGTTGATGTATCAGTGGTTGGCAATGGTAAGGCAGCAGTTTCTGAATCAGAGACTGGCAAAATGATTCCTTGCCCGCATGCTGGTGCAACCTCTGAAAAGGACACCAGTAGTGCAAGTGCAACAGAAAGAAAGACAACACCTCCAGAGAAGGTTCCAGTTGGTGGAGCGAGAAGAAGTGGCCTTGCGAAGAGACAGCAGAGTGTTCGCACCGAGTTAAATGATGCACATGTAGAATCTGATTTGGAGTTGAGTAAGGTGATTCCTCAGGAAAATATCGAGACAGACCCTAAGAGGTTCTGTGGCGGTGCAAATGATGATGAACATGGAAGAAAGTCACCCAAGAAGTTGCCTAATACAAGAGTGAAAAATACAGTTGTTAAGAAGTCTCGAAAATCTGACACCAGCACGACCATTGAATCACCAGTTGATAAAGCTGAAACAGTCCCTGCAGAGTCACTGTTTGATGACTTGTTTCCTTCAGAAAATGTTAAAGATGACCCCAAAAAGCTTTCAAGCAGTGCTAGTGTGGATGGTTGTGCCACAGTTTCCCCTGAGAACATATTGAGAACTAGAGTTAGGAAAGTGGTTGCCAAGAGGAAATTAAAAAATGTGGAAGACAAGTCAGGCAGCAAGCATTGCAAAATTGGTAGTAGCATTGTATCTGCAGCTAAAGCACTCTCATCAGAGAGAATAGAGAGTGCATGCAATATCGAGAAAGCAACTGCCGATCAAGACTCCCTGAAGGGCAATAATGATGGTGTGAGAGATGTATCTGTATTGTCTTGCAAAGATACTGTCACTGTGGACAAGTCAGAAGGAATGCACAATTCCAAGTTGAGAAGTAATGGAAGAAATAAAGCTCCTGCTTCAGAGCATGATAATGATAACCAACAAGACCATGGTGATCTTAGCTCTAAAACCAGTTGTGGAAATGGTGGTTTGAATTCCAAATTTGCTTTGAAATCAAAGAAGAACAAAACAGATATGCTTGACAAGCATGGAGAGATTGACAAGTCAGAAGGAATGCACACCTCTAAGTTGAGATGCAGTAAAAGGAATCAAACTCCTGCTTCTGACCAGGACAACGATAACGGACAAGACCATGGTAGCAAAGATACTGTCACTGTAGACAAGTCAGAAGGAACTCGCAATTCTAAATTGAGATCTAGTGCAAGAAATAAAGCTCCTGCTTCAGAACATGACAATGAGAACCAGCAAGACCATGGTGGCAAAGACACTGTCACTGTAGACAAGTCAGAAGGAATGCACAATTCTAAGTTGAGAAGTAGGGGCAGAAATAAAGCTCCTGCTTCAGACCATGGCACTGAGAACCGACAAGTCCATGGTAGTAAAGATACTGTCACCGTAGACAAGTCAGAAGGAACACACAATTCTAAGCTGAGATCTAGTGCAAGAAATAGAACTCCTTCAGACCATGACAATGAGAACCGACAAAACCATGATCTGAATTCCAAATTTGCCTTGGAATCCAATTGTGGAAATGGTGATCTCAATTCCAAATTTGCTTTGGAATCAACGAAGAACAACACAGATGTTGTTGACAAGCATGGAGGGACAGAAGGAAATGGAGCTGGAACCTTGATCACATTGGACCCTGCATGCTTTATTTTAAGTGGACATCGTCATCAGAGAAAAGATTATCGGTCAATACTTAGACGCCTGAAGGGACGAGTTTGCAGGGATTCACATCATTGGTCATATCAAGCAACACATTTTATTGCCCCTAACCCCCTAAGGAGAACTGAGAAGTTCTTTGCAGCAGCTGCTGCAGGCAG GTGGATCCTCAAGAGTGATTACTTGACCTCTTGCAATGAGGCTAGCAAGTTATTGGCTGAAGAGCCGTTTGAATGGTCTGGTACGGGCCTCAATGAGGGTGAAACGATTAGCTTTGAAGCTCCCAGGAAATGGCGTGTTCTAAGGCAGCAGATGGGTCATGGTGCCTTCTACGGAATGCAGATAGTCATCTACGGACAACTCATTGCTCCATCACTG GATACGGTGAAGCGCGCGGTGCGTGCAGGCGACGGCAACATCCTAGCAACCGCACCGCCATACACCAAGTTCCTGAACTCCGGCGTCGACTTTGCCGTGATCTCAGCGGGCATGCCCAGCGCAGACGCATGGGTCCAAGAGTTCATCCGTCACGACATCCCATGCATCAGCGCCGACTATCTGGTCGAGTACGTCTGCAAGCCTGGCTACTCCCTGGACACGCATGTCCTCTTCAAGACGAACCGTCTGGCCAACAAGTCCCTGGACAAGCTGCTGAAGAGTCAGCAGGAGGTGGCCATGGATAACCTGGAAGAAGCATCTGAGGACGACGGCGACGATGACCTGAGCTGTGCAGCCTGCGGGAGCACGGACCGGGCAGAGGTGATGCTGATCTGCGGCAGTGAGGACGGCACGGTCGGCTGCGGGGTCGGCACGCACATCGACTGCTGCGACCCGCCCCTGGACCGCGTCCCGGACGACGACTGGCTGTGCCCCAAGTGCGAGGCGCCCAAGGCCAAGAAGAAACCCCCGAGGGGCGCGGCGAGCAAGTCTAGAGGGTCATCCAAGCAGCGGAGGTGA